A single genomic interval of Spinacia oleracea cultivar Varoflay chromosome 6, BTI_SOV_V1, whole genome shotgun sequence harbors:
- the LOC130462955 gene encoding uncharacterized protein, producing MYPEFTKETMGRECGSIVSVNTLVHGIYDLTNNNPLILKPWDPDMDMDKPELQSALFKIVAQLGKPIRRDQATICRDKLQFARVMADVPFSQDLREYISFRDENGVMVRVSLFYEWRPTMCTQCKMFGHLQVECRQGRKRVWVKKNTKASQPVPASVQPINEQVTSPIVDQEGF from the exons ATGTATCCTGAATTTACAAAGGAAACAATGGGCAGGGAATGTGGTAGTATCGTCTCAGTCAATACTTTGGTGCATGGCATCTATGATCTAACCAACAA CAATCCCCTTATTCTGAAACCATGGGATCctgatatggatatggataaaCCAGAGCTTCAGTCT GCATTGTTTAAGATCGTGGCACAACTAGGGAAGCCAATCAGGAGAGACCAGGCTACAATTTGTAGAGATAAATTGCAGTTTGCTAGGGTAATGGCGGATGTGCCATTTTCACAAGACTTACGTGAATACATCTCTTTTAGAGATGAGAATGGAGTAATGGTGAGAGTTTCTTTATTCTATGAATGGAGGCCAACAATGTGCACACAGTGCAAGATGTTTGGTCACTTACAGGTTGAGTGTAGACAAGGTAGGAAGAGGGTTTGGGTAAAAAAGAACACTAAAGCTTCACAACCTGTTCCAGCTTCAGTCCAACCAATCAATGAACAGGTGACTAGCCCTATTGTGGATCAAGAGGGGTTTTAG
- the LOC110790700 gene encoding uncharacterized protein, with protein sequence MRQDLWRDLLLLHTQAPWIVCGDLNCIMALDERIGAPVRHSDIVDVRNCMHACGMEDIKCVGNLFTWNNKQQGSSRVFSKIDRILANHAWQSCFSAAKVCFMLEGYFDHSSGLLSMYPRDDGGKKPFKYLTMWKSSAVFSYTIQKAWNTQIIGSKMFILVNKLKRVKHALKDLNKVGFTDVQAADLRAHQNMVAAQSAMHNNPNDQGVANAELKAIQEYKEKHKAYLAFHSQKAKVAWLKDGDENTALFHQSIRSRKVQNQVYSIYDMKGEWKDTADGVSQDFLDYYKVLLGSSNTLIIP encoded by the coding sequence ATGAGACAAGATTTATGGAGGGATTTGTTGCTGCTTCATACTCAGGCTCCTTGGATTGTGTGTGGGGATCTTAACTGTATTATGGCTCTAGATGAAAGAATTGGAGCTCCGGTAAGACATAGTGACATTGTAGATGTTAGAAACTGTATGCATGCTTGTGGTATGGAAGACATTAAATGTGTGGGCAATCTATTTACCTGGAATAATAAGCAGCAAGGTAGTAGTAGAGTTTTTTCAAAAATTGATAGAATTCTGGCCAACCATGCTTGGCAAAGTTGTTTCTCAGCTGCTAAAGTGTGTTTTATGCTAGAAGGTTACTTTGATCATTCTTCTGGGTTACTGTCTATGTATCCCAGAGATGATGGAGGGAAGAAACCTTTTAAATACTTGACAATGTGGAAGAGTTCAGCTGTGTTTTCATACACTATTCAGAAGGCTTGGAACACTCAGATAATTGGGAGTAAAATGTTCATCTTGGTTAATAAACTGAAGAGAGTAAAGCATGCACTTAAGGATTTGAATAAGGTAGGGTTTACTGATGTGCAAGCTGCTGATTTAAGAGCACATCAGAATATGGTGGCTGCTCAGAGTGCAATGCATAATAATCCTAATGATCAAGGTGTCGCAAATGCAGAGTTGAAGGCAATCCAAGAGTATAAAGAGAAACATAAAGCCTATCTGGCTTTTCATAGTCAGAAAGCTAAGGTGGCATGGCTTAAAGATGGGGATGAAAATACTGCCCTTTTTCATCAGAGTATTAGGAGCAGGAAGGTGCAGAATCAAGTTTATAGCATCTATGATATGAAAGGGGAATGGAAAGATACAGCTGATGGAGTGTCACAAGATTTTTTAGATTATTACAAAGTGCTACTAGGTAGTtctaacaccctaataattccttga